Proteins co-encoded in one Sparus aurata chromosome 18, fSpaAur1.1, whole genome shotgun sequence genomic window:
- the pmt gene encoding phosphoethanolamine methyltransferase isoform X4, translating into MRVRENMTEFWKEHSIGATVEEMMLDSRARELTQQELPEILSTLPSLAGCRVLELGAGIGRFTKHLLTKAEHVTAVDFMESFVEKNRQENGHHSNATFIQADVTKLDLPQNSIDFIFSNWLLMYLSDKELKVLIEKMLGWLRPGGFLFFRESCNHRSGDSKRDFNPTCYRTDAQYSHLVQSVQAEGPEGGQKSGFDIVLKKKVKAYIEMKNNPNQICWLLEKVPRSSDTENGFDTFQQFLDNQQYTNRGILRYEKMFGAGYVSTGGPSTTKEFVDLLNLKPGQKVLDVGCGIGGGDFYMAESFGVEVLGLDLSENMVNIAMDRAISEKLPSVQFEVADATKRTFPEGSFDVVYSRDTILHIDDKLALFKRFHSWLKPGGQLLISDYCCGEKPWTPVFEAYVKQRGYILYTPSQYGKFLEEAGFCNVRAEDRTAQFIQVIETELQRAEAIKEEFIEEFSEEDYLAIVNGWREKLGRSNSGDQRWGLFYATRD; encoded by the exons ATGAGAG TTCGTGAAAACATGACAGAGTTTTGGAAGGAGCACTCGATTGGCGCCACGGTGGAGGAGATGATGCTGGACTCTCGTGCCAGGGAGCTGACCCAGCAGGAGCTGCCGGAGATCCTGTCCACGCTGCCCTCGCTGGCCGGATGCAGAGTCCTGGAACTGGGAGCCGGCATCGG TCGTTTCACCAAACACCTGCTGACTAAGGCGGAACACGTGACGGCCGTGGACTTCATGGAGAGTTTTGTGGAGAAGAACAGGCAGGAGAACGGTCACCACAGCAACGCTACCTTCATCCAAGCTGACGTCACAAAGCTGGATCTCCCTCAAAACAG TATTGACTTCATCTTCTCCAACTGGCTGCTGATGTACCTGAGTGACAAGGAGCTGAAGGTTCTCATAGAGAAGATGCTGGGCTGGCTGCGGCCCGGGggctttcttttcttcagaGAGTCCTGCAACCACCGATCAG GTGACTCCAAGAGGGACTTCAACCCCACCTGCTACCGCACTGACGCACAGTACAGCCACCTGGTACAATCGGTACAAGCCGAGGGGCCGGAAGGGGGCCAAAAGTCTGGTTTCGACATCGTGTTGAAAAAGAAAGTTAAGGCCTACATCGAG atgaaaaataatccaaatcagatctgctggctgctggagaAGGTGCCTCGCTCCTCAGACACCGAGAATGGATTCGACACCTTCCAGCAGTTCCTGGACAACCAGCAGTACACCAACCGTGGGATCCTCCGCTACGAGAAGATGTTCGGGGCGGGCTACGTCAGCACGGGCGGGCCCAGCACCACCAAG GAGTTTGTGGACCTGCTGAACCTGAAGCCAGGACAGAAGGTTCTAGACGTTGGCTGTGGCATCGGTGGAGGAGACTTCTACATGGCAGAG TCCTTCGGAGTGGAAGTGCTCGGCCTGGACCTGTCAGAAAACATGGTGAACATCGCCATGGACAGAGCGATCTCCGAGAAGCTGCCATCA gtccagtttgaGGTGGCTGATGCCACTAAGAGGACGTTCCCAGAAGGATCCTTCGATGTGGTCTACAGCAGAGACACAATCCTGCACATAGATGACAAGCTGGCCCTCTTCAAACGCTTCCAT TCGTGGTTAAAGCCCGGTGGTCAGCTGCTCATCAGTGACTACTGCTGCGGGGAGAAGCCCTGGACGCCGGTGTTCGAGGCCTACGTCAAACAGAGAGGCTACATCCTCTATACACCTTCACAGTATGGCAAg TTCCTTGAAGAAGCCGGATTCTGCAATGTTCGGGCCGAAGACCGGACGGCCCAGTTCATCCAGGTGATCGAGACGGAGCTGCAGAGAGCTGAGGCCATCAAGGAGGAATTTATTGAG GAATTCTCCGAGGAGGACTATCTTGCGATCGTCaatggatggagagaaaaactGGGACGTTCCAACAGTGGAGACCAAAGATGGGGACTGTTTTATGCAACGAGGGATTGA
- the pmt gene encoding phosphoethanolamine methyltransferase isoform X5 translates to MTEFWKEHSIGATVEEMMLDSRARELTQQELPEILSTLPSLAGCRVLELGAGIGRFTKHLLTKAEHVTAVDFMESFVEKNRQENGHHSNATFIQADVTKLDLPQNSIDFIFSNWLLMYLSDKELKVLIEKMLGWLRPGGFLFFRESCNHRSGDSKRDFNPTCYRTDAQYSHLVQSVQAEGPEGGQKSGFDIVLKKKVKAYIEMKNNPNQICWLLEKVPRSSDTENGFDTFQQFLDNQQYTNRGILRYEKMFGAGYVSTGGPSTTKEFVDLLNLKPGQKVLDVGCGIGGGDFYMAESFGVEVLGLDLSENMVNIAMDRAISEKLPSVQFEVADATKRTFPEGSFDVVYSRDTILHIDDKLALFKRFHSWLKPGGQLLISDYCCGEKPWTPVFEAYVKQRGYILYTPSQYGKFLEEAGFCNVRAEDRTAQFIQVIETELQRAEAIKEEFIEEFSEEDYLAIVNGWREKLGRSNSGDQRWGLFYATRD, encoded by the exons ATGACAGAGTTTTGGAAGGAGCACTCGATTGGCGCCACGGTGGAGGAGATGATGCTGGACTCTCGTGCCAGGGAGCTGACCCAGCAGGAGCTGCCGGAGATCCTGTCCACGCTGCCCTCGCTGGCCGGATGCAGAGTCCTGGAACTGGGAGCCGGCATCGG TCGTTTCACCAAACACCTGCTGACTAAGGCGGAACACGTGACGGCCGTGGACTTCATGGAGAGTTTTGTGGAGAAGAACAGGCAGGAGAACGGTCACCACAGCAACGCTACCTTCATCCAAGCTGACGTCACAAAGCTGGATCTCCCTCAAAACAG TATTGACTTCATCTTCTCCAACTGGCTGCTGATGTACCTGAGTGACAAGGAGCTGAAGGTTCTCATAGAGAAGATGCTGGGCTGGCTGCGGCCCGGGggctttcttttcttcagaGAGTCCTGCAACCACCGATCAG GTGACTCCAAGAGGGACTTCAACCCCACCTGCTACCGCACTGACGCACAGTACAGCCACCTGGTACAATCGGTACAAGCCGAGGGGCCGGAAGGGGGCCAAAAGTCTGGTTTCGACATCGTGTTGAAAAAGAAAGTTAAGGCCTACATCGAG atgaaaaataatccaaatcagatctgctggctgctggagaAGGTGCCTCGCTCCTCAGACACCGAGAATGGATTCGACACCTTCCAGCAGTTCCTGGACAACCAGCAGTACACCAACCGTGGGATCCTCCGCTACGAGAAGATGTTCGGGGCGGGCTACGTCAGCACGGGCGGGCCCAGCACCACCAAG GAGTTTGTGGACCTGCTGAACCTGAAGCCAGGACAGAAGGTTCTAGACGTTGGCTGTGGCATCGGTGGAGGAGACTTCTACATGGCAGAG TCCTTCGGAGTGGAAGTGCTCGGCCTGGACCTGTCAGAAAACATGGTGAACATCGCCATGGACAGAGCGATCTCCGAGAAGCTGCCATCA gtccagtttgaGGTGGCTGATGCCACTAAGAGGACGTTCCCAGAAGGATCCTTCGATGTGGTCTACAGCAGAGACACAATCCTGCACATAGATGACAAGCTGGCCCTCTTCAAACGCTTCCAT TCGTGGTTAAAGCCCGGTGGTCAGCTGCTCATCAGTGACTACTGCTGCGGGGAGAAGCCCTGGACGCCGGTGTTCGAGGCCTACGTCAAACAGAGAGGCTACATCCTCTATACACCTTCACAGTATGGCAAg TTCCTTGAAGAAGCCGGATTCTGCAATGTTCGGGCCGAAGACCGGACGGCCCAGTTCATCCAGGTGATCGAGACGGAGCTGCAGAGAGCTGAGGCCATCAAGGAGGAATTTATTGAG GAATTCTCCGAGGAGGACTATCTTGCGATCGTCaatggatggagagaaaaactGGGACGTTCCAACAGTGGAGACCAAAGATGGGGACTGTTTTATGCAACGAGGGATTGA
- the pmt gene encoding phosphoethanolamine methyltransferase isoform X3, which translates to MEKVRENMTEFWKEHSIGATVEEMMLDSRARELTQQELPEILSTLPSLAGCRVLELGAGIGRFTKHLLTKAEHVTAVDFMESFVEKNRQENGHHSNATFIQADVTKLDLPQNSIDFIFSNWLLMYLSDKELKVLIEKMLGWLRPGGFLFFRESCNHRSGDSKRDFNPTCYRTDAQYSHLVQSVQAEGPEGGQKSGFDIVLKKKVKAYIEMKNNPNQICWLLEKVPRSSDTENGFDTFQQFLDNQQYTNRGILRYEKMFGAGYVSTGGPSTTKEFVDLLNLKPGQKVLDVGCGIGGGDFYMAESFGVEVLGLDLSENMVNIAMDRAISEKLPSVQFEVADATKRTFPEGSFDVVYSRDTILHIDDKLALFKRFHSWLKPGGQLLISDYCCGEKPWTPVFEAYVKQRGYILYTPSQYGKFLEEAGFCNVRAEDRTAQFIQVIETELQRAEAIKEEFIEEFSEEDYLAIVNGWREKLGRSNSGDQRWGLFYATRD; encoded by the exons ATGGAGAAAG TTCGTGAAAACATGACAGAGTTTTGGAAGGAGCACTCGATTGGCGCCACGGTGGAGGAGATGATGCTGGACTCTCGTGCCAGGGAGCTGACCCAGCAGGAGCTGCCGGAGATCCTGTCCACGCTGCCCTCGCTGGCCGGATGCAGAGTCCTGGAACTGGGAGCCGGCATCGG TCGTTTCACCAAACACCTGCTGACTAAGGCGGAACACGTGACGGCCGTGGACTTCATGGAGAGTTTTGTGGAGAAGAACAGGCAGGAGAACGGTCACCACAGCAACGCTACCTTCATCCAAGCTGACGTCACAAAGCTGGATCTCCCTCAAAACAG TATTGACTTCATCTTCTCCAACTGGCTGCTGATGTACCTGAGTGACAAGGAGCTGAAGGTTCTCATAGAGAAGATGCTGGGCTGGCTGCGGCCCGGGggctttcttttcttcagaGAGTCCTGCAACCACCGATCAG GTGACTCCAAGAGGGACTTCAACCCCACCTGCTACCGCACTGACGCACAGTACAGCCACCTGGTACAATCGGTACAAGCCGAGGGGCCGGAAGGGGGCCAAAAGTCTGGTTTCGACATCGTGTTGAAAAAGAAAGTTAAGGCCTACATCGAG atgaaaaataatccaaatcagatctgctggctgctggagaAGGTGCCTCGCTCCTCAGACACCGAGAATGGATTCGACACCTTCCAGCAGTTCCTGGACAACCAGCAGTACACCAACCGTGGGATCCTCCGCTACGAGAAGATGTTCGGGGCGGGCTACGTCAGCACGGGCGGGCCCAGCACCACCAAG GAGTTTGTGGACCTGCTGAACCTGAAGCCAGGACAGAAGGTTCTAGACGTTGGCTGTGGCATCGGTGGAGGAGACTTCTACATGGCAGAG TCCTTCGGAGTGGAAGTGCTCGGCCTGGACCTGTCAGAAAACATGGTGAACATCGCCATGGACAGAGCGATCTCCGAGAAGCTGCCATCA gtccagtttgaGGTGGCTGATGCCACTAAGAGGACGTTCCCAGAAGGATCCTTCGATGTGGTCTACAGCAGAGACACAATCCTGCACATAGATGACAAGCTGGCCCTCTTCAAACGCTTCCAT TCGTGGTTAAAGCCCGGTGGTCAGCTGCTCATCAGTGACTACTGCTGCGGGGAGAAGCCCTGGACGCCGGTGTTCGAGGCCTACGTCAAACAGAGAGGCTACATCCTCTATACACCTTCACAGTATGGCAAg TTCCTTGAAGAAGCCGGATTCTGCAATGTTCGGGCCGAAGACCGGACGGCCCAGTTCATCCAGGTGATCGAGACGGAGCTGCAGAGAGCTGAGGCCATCAAGGAGGAATTTATTGAG GAATTCTCCGAGGAGGACTATCTTGCGATCGTCaatggatggagagaaaaactGGGACGTTCCAACAGTGGAGACCAAAGATGGGGACTGTTTTATGCAACGAGGGATTGA
- the pmt gene encoding phosphoethanolamine methyltransferase isoform X1: protein MKADLWSASLSAFTQRGVGVAQSARAPRDDSVLVSAAEPSLAGPSRVRENMTEFWKEHSIGATVEEMMLDSRARELTQQELPEILSTLPSLAGCRVLELGAGIGRFTKHLLTKAEHVTAVDFMESFVEKNRQENGHHSNATFIQADVTKLDLPQNSIDFIFSNWLLMYLSDKELKVLIEKMLGWLRPGGFLFFRESCNHRSGDSKRDFNPTCYRTDAQYSHLVQSVQAEGPEGGQKSGFDIVLKKKVKAYIEMKNNPNQICWLLEKVPRSSDTENGFDTFQQFLDNQQYTNRGILRYEKMFGAGYVSTGGPSTTKEFVDLLNLKPGQKVLDVGCGIGGGDFYMAESFGVEVLGLDLSENMVNIAMDRAISEKLPSVQFEVADATKRTFPEGSFDVVYSRDTILHIDDKLALFKRFHSWLKPGGQLLISDYCCGEKPWTPVFEAYVKQRGYILYTPSQYGKFLEEAGFCNVRAEDRTAQFIQVIETELQRAEAIKEEFIEEFSEEDYLAIVNGWREKLGRSNSGDQRWGLFYATRD, encoded by the exons ATGAAGGCTGATCTGTGGTCAGCGTCGCTCTCCGCCTTCACGCAGCGCGGAGTCGGCGTTGCGCAATCGGCGCGCGCTCCACGGGACGATTCGGTCCTCGTCAGCGCAGCCGAACCGAGCCTAGCCGGCCCGAGCCGAG TTCGTGAAAACATGACAGAGTTTTGGAAGGAGCACTCGATTGGCGCCACGGTGGAGGAGATGATGCTGGACTCTCGTGCCAGGGAGCTGACCCAGCAGGAGCTGCCGGAGATCCTGTCCACGCTGCCCTCGCTGGCCGGATGCAGAGTCCTGGAACTGGGAGCCGGCATCGG TCGTTTCACCAAACACCTGCTGACTAAGGCGGAACACGTGACGGCCGTGGACTTCATGGAGAGTTTTGTGGAGAAGAACAGGCAGGAGAACGGTCACCACAGCAACGCTACCTTCATCCAAGCTGACGTCACAAAGCTGGATCTCCCTCAAAACAG TATTGACTTCATCTTCTCCAACTGGCTGCTGATGTACCTGAGTGACAAGGAGCTGAAGGTTCTCATAGAGAAGATGCTGGGCTGGCTGCGGCCCGGGggctttcttttcttcagaGAGTCCTGCAACCACCGATCAG GTGACTCCAAGAGGGACTTCAACCCCACCTGCTACCGCACTGACGCACAGTACAGCCACCTGGTACAATCGGTACAAGCCGAGGGGCCGGAAGGGGGCCAAAAGTCTGGTTTCGACATCGTGTTGAAAAAGAAAGTTAAGGCCTACATCGAG atgaaaaataatccaaatcagatctgctggctgctggagaAGGTGCCTCGCTCCTCAGACACCGAGAATGGATTCGACACCTTCCAGCAGTTCCTGGACAACCAGCAGTACACCAACCGTGGGATCCTCCGCTACGAGAAGATGTTCGGGGCGGGCTACGTCAGCACGGGCGGGCCCAGCACCACCAAG GAGTTTGTGGACCTGCTGAACCTGAAGCCAGGACAGAAGGTTCTAGACGTTGGCTGTGGCATCGGTGGAGGAGACTTCTACATGGCAGAG TCCTTCGGAGTGGAAGTGCTCGGCCTGGACCTGTCAGAAAACATGGTGAACATCGCCATGGACAGAGCGATCTCCGAGAAGCTGCCATCA gtccagtttgaGGTGGCTGATGCCACTAAGAGGACGTTCCCAGAAGGATCCTTCGATGTGGTCTACAGCAGAGACACAATCCTGCACATAGATGACAAGCTGGCCCTCTTCAAACGCTTCCAT TCGTGGTTAAAGCCCGGTGGTCAGCTGCTCATCAGTGACTACTGCTGCGGGGAGAAGCCCTGGACGCCGGTGTTCGAGGCCTACGTCAAACAGAGAGGCTACATCCTCTATACACCTTCACAGTATGGCAAg TTCCTTGAAGAAGCCGGATTCTGCAATGTTCGGGCCGAAGACCGGACGGCCCAGTTCATCCAGGTGATCGAGACGGAGCTGCAGAGAGCTGAGGCCATCAAGGAGGAATTTATTGAG GAATTCTCCGAGGAGGACTATCTTGCGATCGTCaatggatggagagaaaaactGGGACGTTCCAACAGTGGAGACCAAAGATGGGGACTGTTTTATGCAACGAGGGATTGA
- the pmt gene encoding phosphoethanolamine methyltransferase isoform X2 codes for MTEKLQQQLRENMTEFWKEHSIGATVEEMMLDSRARELTQQELPEILSTLPSLAGCRVLELGAGIGRFTKHLLTKAEHVTAVDFMESFVEKNRQENGHHSNATFIQADVTKLDLPQNSIDFIFSNWLLMYLSDKELKVLIEKMLGWLRPGGFLFFRESCNHRSGDSKRDFNPTCYRTDAQYSHLVQSVQAEGPEGGQKSGFDIVLKKKVKAYIEMKNNPNQICWLLEKVPRSSDTENGFDTFQQFLDNQQYTNRGILRYEKMFGAGYVSTGGPSTTKEFVDLLNLKPGQKVLDVGCGIGGGDFYMAESFGVEVLGLDLSENMVNIAMDRAISEKLPSVQFEVADATKRTFPEGSFDVVYSRDTILHIDDKLALFKRFHSWLKPGGQLLISDYCCGEKPWTPVFEAYVKQRGYILYTPSQYGKFLEEAGFCNVRAEDRTAQFIQVIETELQRAEAIKEEFIEEFSEEDYLAIVNGWREKLGRSNSGDQRWGLFYATRD; via the exons ATGACTGAGAAGCTTCAACAACAAC TTCGTGAAAACATGACAGAGTTTTGGAAGGAGCACTCGATTGGCGCCACGGTGGAGGAGATGATGCTGGACTCTCGTGCCAGGGAGCTGACCCAGCAGGAGCTGCCGGAGATCCTGTCCACGCTGCCCTCGCTGGCCGGATGCAGAGTCCTGGAACTGGGAGCCGGCATCGG TCGTTTCACCAAACACCTGCTGACTAAGGCGGAACACGTGACGGCCGTGGACTTCATGGAGAGTTTTGTGGAGAAGAACAGGCAGGAGAACGGTCACCACAGCAACGCTACCTTCATCCAAGCTGACGTCACAAAGCTGGATCTCCCTCAAAACAG TATTGACTTCATCTTCTCCAACTGGCTGCTGATGTACCTGAGTGACAAGGAGCTGAAGGTTCTCATAGAGAAGATGCTGGGCTGGCTGCGGCCCGGGggctttcttttcttcagaGAGTCCTGCAACCACCGATCAG GTGACTCCAAGAGGGACTTCAACCCCACCTGCTACCGCACTGACGCACAGTACAGCCACCTGGTACAATCGGTACAAGCCGAGGGGCCGGAAGGGGGCCAAAAGTCTGGTTTCGACATCGTGTTGAAAAAGAAAGTTAAGGCCTACATCGAG atgaaaaataatccaaatcagatctgctggctgctggagaAGGTGCCTCGCTCCTCAGACACCGAGAATGGATTCGACACCTTCCAGCAGTTCCTGGACAACCAGCAGTACACCAACCGTGGGATCCTCCGCTACGAGAAGATGTTCGGGGCGGGCTACGTCAGCACGGGCGGGCCCAGCACCACCAAG GAGTTTGTGGACCTGCTGAACCTGAAGCCAGGACAGAAGGTTCTAGACGTTGGCTGTGGCATCGGTGGAGGAGACTTCTACATGGCAGAG TCCTTCGGAGTGGAAGTGCTCGGCCTGGACCTGTCAGAAAACATGGTGAACATCGCCATGGACAGAGCGATCTCCGAGAAGCTGCCATCA gtccagtttgaGGTGGCTGATGCCACTAAGAGGACGTTCCCAGAAGGATCCTTCGATGTGGTCTACAGCAGAGACACAATCCTGCACATAGATGACAAGCTGGCCCTCTTCAAACGCTTCCAT TCGTGGTTAAAGCCCGGTGGTCAGCTGCTCATCAGTGACTACTGCTGCGGGGAGAAGCCCTGGACGCCGGTGTTCGAGGCCTACGTCAAACAGAGAGGCTACATCCTCTATACACCTTCACAGTATGGCAAg TTCCTTGAAGAAGCCGGATTCTGCAATGTTCGGGCCGAAGACCGGACGGCCCAGTTCATCCAGGTGATCGAGACGGAGCTGCAGAGAGCTGAGGCCATCAAGGAGGAATTTATTGAG GAATTCTCCGAGGAGGACTATCTTGCGATCGTCaatggatggagagaaaaactGGGACGTTCCAACAGTGGAGACCAAAGATGGGGACTGTTTTATGCAACGAGGGATTGA